A region of the Synechococcus sp. PCC 7502 genome:
TAGTCTTGCTTCAATTTCGGATGCTGCAACTACTGTTACAGTGGGGGGTAATTTGGAGATCGCTTCCCCTGTATCTGATATTTCCATAAAATCACCAATTGTGGGTAGCAGTTGTAATCTGTTCTGCATTTGGGGACGACAGGCAATTAGCCCTTGGGTGTATGGATGTTGGGGGGCTTGGAAAATATTTTTGGTACTACCATATTCAACGATCTGTCCCTTATACATAACCGCAACTTGATCAGCAATTTGGGCAATTACACCTAAATCATGGGTAATAAACAAAATCGACATCTGCCGTTGGGCTTGCAACTTTTTTAATAGGTCTAAAATTTCGGCTTGTATCGTGACATCCAGTGCTGTGGTTGGTTCGTCGGCAATTAAAATTGAGGGGTTACAGGAAATCGCGATCGCAATCATCACCCTTTGTAACTGCCCACCTGAAAGCTCATGGGGATAACGATTAAATATTTGAGCAGGCTCTGGTAATAACACTTCACCCAATAGTTCAATTGCCCTAGTTTTTGCCTCTGGTTCTGTGAGCTTTTGATGCAGTTGGATGGTTTCTACTAATTGATAACCACAGGTAAATAGAGGATTTAAGGATGTCATTGGTTCTTGAAAGATCATGGCAAGGCGATCGCCCCGATATAACCTAATTTGCTCAGCGTTACATTTCAGTAAATTGACGGGAGCCTTATCATCGAGATTTAGCCAAATTTCGCCGTTTCTGACCTTTGCCGTTTGGGATAGTAGCCCCATAATTGCTAATGCTGTAACGGATTTACCCGATCCCGACTCGCCGACTATGCCCAAGGTTCTGCCCTGACGCATTTCCAAAGATACATCTTTCACAGCCGTAACTAGACCTTCATCATTTTTGAAGTCCACTTGCAACTGATTAATACTCAAAATTACACGGTCGGGCATGGTTAGCAATCCTAGCAATTGATTCCTTTTATTTTAGTAGGCTAATCAAACATTGACTAAGCAATCAGAAAAGCGATCGCAGCAAAAATAACTAAAAATCCATAACTCAAGCCTTGAAATAATTTTTTATTGATTTTTTGTTTTCCCCATCACATCTCTTTGCAAACGGGATATGTAATAATTTCTGAGCTTAATTTACAGTATGTCGGTTGAGTTATCGTAATTTATGAAAATCCATTCAACCTCAATTCAATTTGTGCAATCTATGTATCTGGTGTGTTTGAACTCTAGTAAAACTTTTGGTTGGATTCGTCGTCATGCGTTGCACCGTGATCACGATTATCCAACCATTGTGGCAGATTTGAAAAATTGGGTAGAAAGGCATCAACGTCATCAATCACCTGTTCCCTTCAGACGACCAGCAACGGCGGAAAGATATATGTCTGCTTAAAAATTTATAAAAAATCTATTTAAAAATAAAAAATGCAAATTCTTTGGTTTTTCCCTACTAATCGAGACCTGCGTTATCTAAACTCAGATATTGGCTCACGGGCGATGACTCCTGAATATTTACAACAGTTAGCGATCGCCCAGTTAATGATTTGCAAGGCGATCGTCCAATAGATCAAAACATCACCCCGTTTAAAGTATTGAATTTTGGTAGCCAACCAGCCTCATGCAATCGCTCCCACGCTACATGAATATGACGGAATTCAAACATCCGTTTTCTCGTATTCCAATCATAGATCTTGGCGACAGCTAATTCTGCGGTTGTCGCTTCTTCTCGCGTGGCAACCCAATGCACCGTTGATAGTAATTCCATTCCAAAAGTTGTTTCAAATCCTTTAATCAGATCGGCAACACGATCAAACCTGAGCCTTGTGGACTCATGCTCTGCAAGAAAGTTTTCGGCTTGCTCAAAAGCATTAGGAATCAATTCTAGAGGCTTGTCTGGTCGATCTTCAGCATCGCCATAGCCACTGATAAAATGCCCTTCAATATAACTGAGAACATGGCGTAGATTTTCTGCGTAGGGACCATAGGGAGCCTTTTGGTAATTTAGTCGCAGAGGTTCGCCAGATTCCTGCATGAAGTACATAAGCTTATGCACTTCTAACAGGGTAACGGTAGGGTCCATAACAGCAGATAAGTAGCGGCGCATCAGTCCTAATAGAGCGGCTCGTCCCACAGTCATATTTGGAACTTTACTCTCTTTGACCATTGACTTAGCTTGAGGCGCACCTATAGGCTCAAATAGCAAAACAGCTACTTCTGGTAGGGACTGAAAAGCTTCAATAATTAGTGGACGCACATCTTCCCAGTTCAGTCCACCTAAACCACAACCTAATGGAGGAATTGCGATCGAGCGAATCTGATGTTGCTTTACCACATTTATTAAATCTTCTAGCCCAGCCTTAATGTCTTCGATGTGGCTTTTGCCTCTCCAGTGGCGCTTAGTAGGAAAGTTGATGATGAAGCGAGGAGCATATAAACGATTAAGGTCATATACAAACATTTTGCCTGCTTGTACTTCGTTGGCTTTGCAAGCGGCTTCATAAACTTTGAAATTTTCTGGAAATGCTTTTCGGAATTGTAGTGCAATTCCACGTCCCATAACGCCAACACAATTGACGGTGTTAACCAACGCTTCTGTGTCAGCTTTGAGGATGTCGCCTTGGGTTAGCTCAATCATGAGTTTAGCGTCTGCGCTCAGAAATACCAATTAGGTTCTACGGCTATAACTGGTTTGTGGGCGACATTTGCTAAAGTCGTCTTAACCTTTGTTGCCATCGTACTATTGATTATCCCAATTTTTTCGATCAATGTCCACGGAAAGACATTAAACATCAAAAACTCTGCTTGTTTGCCTTCCTTGATTTTAGCATCACGAAAATCTGAAGAAGAAACAGCGCCCCAGTCAATCTCGTTAAGTTTAGAGGGGTGATTGTAAAAGTTAGTCAAGCGAGAGCCTGCATTACCATTACTAAAAGCCCAATTTACGCTGTTTGAATTTGCCCAATTAATGACTTTATGGAAGTCGGCTTGTAGATGAACTATCGGTTGTTGACCTCCTTTATAGCTAATATCTGGATGGTTTCCCATGTGCAGCATAAAAAGCATTATTGAACGTGGACAGAAATAAAAAGGTACATACTGTCCAACCATTGTTTTGGGATGACATGGGACTTCTATCTCTTTGAGTCTTCTTTCTTTGATAGTGGACATCCCCACCAATGAGGAAGAAAGACTTCTTGT
Encoded here:
- a CDS encoding macro domain-containing protein; the encoded protein is MIELTQGDILKADTEALVNTVNCVGVMGRGIALQFRKAFPENFKVYEAACKANEVQAGKMFVYDLNRLYAPRFIINFPTKRHWRGKSHIEDIKAGLEDLINVVKQHQIRSIAIPPLGCGLGGLNWEDVRPLIIEAFQSLPEVAVLLFEPIGAPQAKSMVKESKVPNMTVGRAALLGLMRRYLSAVMDPTVTLLEVHKLMYFMQESGEPLRLNYQKAPYGPYAENLRHVLSYIEGHFISGYGDAEDRPDKPLELIPNAFEQAENFLAEHESTRLRFDRVADLIKGFETTFGMELLSTVHWVATREEATTAELAVAKIYDWNTRKRMFEFRHIHVAWERLHEAGWLPKFNTLNGVMF
- a CDS encoding DUF4433 domain-containing protein — protein: MASVPPSPKIYHITHIENLPNIAANMGLVSDATRITRSLSSSLVGMSTIKERRLKEIEVPCHPKTMVGQYVPFYFCPRSIMLFMLHMGNHPDISYKGGQQPIVHLQADFHKVINWANSNSVNWAFSNGNAGSRLTNFYNHPSKLNEIDWGAVSSSDFRDAKIKEGKQAEFLMFNVFPWTLIEKIGIINSTMATKVKTTLANVAHKPVIAVEPNWYF
- a CDS encoding ABC transporter ATP-binding protein produces the protein MPDRVILSINQLQVDFKNDEGLVTAVKDVSLEMRQGRTLGIVGESGSGKSVTALAIMGLLSQTAKVRNGEIWLNLDDKAPVNLLKCNAEQIRLYRGDRLAMIFQEPMTSLNPLFTCGYQLVETIQLHQKLTEPEAKTRAIELLGEVLLPEPAQIFNRYPHELSGGQLQRVMIAIAISCNPSILIADEPTTALDVTIQAEILDLLKKLQAQRQMSILFITHDLGVIAQIADQVAVMYKGQIVEYGSTKNIFQAPQHPYTQGLIACRPQMQNRLQLLPTIGDFMEISDTGEAISKLPPTVTVVAASEIEARLEALQTKEPLLKVKNLRVEFPLRGVWGQTKRYVVAVNDISFDVYAGETLGLVGESGCGKTTTGRAILQLIKPSSGEVWFEGKNVLNFNRRERQRLRRDMQVVFQDPFGSLNPRMSIGDAIAEPLEIHNIYGNQRNPRKEQQERVGYLLERVGLDKGAYRRYPHEFSGGQRQRICIARALALSPKLIIADESVSALDVSVQAQVLNLLKEIQAEFELTYIFISHDLSVVKFMSDRIMVMNKGKIEEINTAENICTSPQQDYTRKLINAIPKVQFA